Proteins co-encoded in one Malus sylvestris chromosome 7, drMalSylv7.2, whole genome shotgun sequence genomic window:
- the LOC126628958 gene encoding DNA polymerase delta catalytic subunit-like encodes MNKGISRKRPAPPQPAANPAEQQATSPEEEEEEFVDEDVFLDETLFETEDNLVLRDIEQRQSLASRLTNWARPPLSHAYTSASRSIAFQQLEIDYVIREIHRELLPNWSGSAAIIRIFRVTKEAQMSLFLLLHYFNWLCLLCLVIQYGRMGEVNRNSKVPKFIRRIEMVQKRSIMYYQQQDSEPFLKIVVALPTMVASCRGILEKGIQIDGLGMKKFMTYDSNVLFALRFMIDCNIVGGNWIEVPAGKYKTTKPLSYCQLEFHCLYLDLISHTPEGEFSKMAPFHILSVDIECAGRKGHFPEPTHDPVIQVANLVTMQGENQPFIRNVMTLKSCAPIVGVDVMPFDTEREVLLAWRYGTRESKEVTVEGRVQFDLLQAMQRDYKLSSYSLNSVSAHFLSEQKEDVHHSIISDLQNGNAETRRRFAVYCLKDAYLPQRLLDKLMYIYNYVEMARVTGVPMSFLLSRGQSIKVLLQLLRKAKQKNLLIPYVKKAGSEQGTYEGATWVRGGEGF; translated from the exons gaagaagaagaattcgTAGACGAGGACGTCTTCCTCGACGAAACCCTTTTCGAGACTGAAGACAACCTTGTTCTCCGCGACATCGAGCAGCGCCAGTCCCTCGCTTCCCGCCTCACCAATTGGGCCCGCCCGCCTCTCTCCCATGCCTACACTTCCGCCTCCCGAAGCATCG CTTTTcagcaattggagattgattaTGTAATTCGAGAGATCCATAGAGAATTGCTGCCTAATTGGTCCGGGTCCGCTGCCATTATCCGAATTTTTCGGGTTACAAAGGAAG CTCAGAtgtctttgtttttgttattgcatTACTTTAATTGGTTATGTcttttgtgtttggtaattcaATATGGGAGGATGGGGGAGGTCAACAGGAACAGCAAGGTTCCAAAATTCATTCGCCGTATTGAAATGGTGCAGAAGAGGAGTATCATGTATTACCAGCAGCAGGATTCTGAACCCTTTCTCAAAATTGTTGTTGCTTTGCCAACAATGGTGGCCAGCTGCCGGG GCATTCTTGAAAAGGGCATACAAATTGATGGCCTTGGTATGAAGAAATTCATGACATATGACAGCAATGTTCTTTTTGCTCTTCGTTTCATGATTGATTGCAACATAGTTGGTGGAAATTGGATTGAGGTCCCTGCTGGTAAATATAAGACAACTAAGCCTTTGTCGTACTGCCAGTTAGAGTTCCATTGCCT ATATTTAGACTTGATCAGCCATACTCCAGAAGGGGAATTTTCGAAGATGGCTCCATTTCACATATTGAGCGTTGATATTGAGTGTGCTGGCCGTAAAGGTCATTTTCCTGAGCCTACCCATGATCCTGTTATCCAG GTGGCCAACCTAGTTACCATGCAGGGAGAGAACCAACCATTTATACGGAACGTCATGACTCTTAAGTCATGTGCTCCAATAGTTGGTGTTGATGTGATGCCTTTTGATACAGAAAGGGAAGTCTTGCTGGCTTGGAGG TATGGAACCAGGGAAAGTAAAGAAGTAACAGTTGAAGGGAGGGTTCAATTTGATTTACTCCAG GCTATGCAACGAGATTACAAATTAAGTTCTTATTCATTGAATTCTGTCTCAGCGCACTTTCTCTCTGAGCAG AAAGAGGATGTCCACCATTCAATTATATCTGATCTGCAGAATGGGAATGCGGAAACTAGGAGGCGATTTGCTGTATATTGTCTGAAA GATGCTTACCTCCCACAAAGGCTTTTGGACAAACTGATGTATATTTACAATTATGTAGAGATGGCTAGAGTGACAGGTGTTCCAATGTCATTTCTTCTTTCCAGAGGACAGAGCATCAAG GTACTTTTGCAGCTTCTTAGGAAGGCAAAGCAAAAGAACCTGCTTATTCCATATGTCAAAAAGGCTGGATCTGAGCAAGGAACGTATGAAGGTGCCACT TGGGTCAGGGGTGGGGAAGGTTTCTGA